In Patescibacteria group bacterium, the DNA window GGAGGCTGAAATTAAGCAGGAATTAGCATTGGTTAAATCAATGAAATTAATTTATTCCAAAGGAAATATTAAAAAAACGGAAGATTTGTTTAAAAAAGAAATATTGTCCAAATATCTTGATTTTTTATAGGGTATTTGTTAAGGTAAATGACCGTTTTAGCTGTTCACTTTAGGCACGAGGAGGTATACATCGTGATCATCAAGCGTTACGCACTGCTTCCGATGCGAGAACTTTGGCTCCGGGAAGAGAGCAAGTTCGAGCACTGGCTGGATGTTGAGCTAGCGGTTCTGCGCGCACGCGAACATTTGGGGATGGCACCTAAAGGTGCGTATATGAGCGTCCTCAAGCATGCTGCGTTCACTGTGGACAGGATCGCGGAGATCGAGGCGGAAGTGGATCACGACCTGATCGCTTTCGTCACCAACGTCCGCGAGTCGCTCGAAGCGGCCGGTATCGGCCATTTGTGTTCGGAAATCCATAAGGAGATTACGAGCTACGACGTGGAGGATCCGGCGCTGATTCTGATGCTCCGCAAGGCGGTCCATCTGGACATCAACGCGCTGAGATCGCTGGAACAGTCCTTACGGAGGAAGGCGCAGGAACACCAGTGGACCTGGATGATCATGCGCACGCACGGACAGTTCGCCGAACCTTCCACCTTCGGCCATCTTCTGCTGGTGTTTGCCGAAGAAATCCGGCGATGCATCGTCAAGCTCGAGACTCCGATGAACACTGATCTGTCCGAGGGGAAGATCTCCGGCGCGGTCGGCAGTTTCGCCGGCATTAGGCCAGCCGTGGAGCAGATTGCGCTGGAAGTGCTGGGTTTGATGCCTGCCAAGGCGGAAACCCAGATCCTACAGCGTGACCGTCACGCTGCGCTACTCTGCACGTTGGCAGTCTGCGGAGGAGTGATCGAGCAGATCGCAAAGACCTTCTGGGTGATGATGCGCAGCGAGGTGCGCGAACTCCGTGAACCGCGCAAGCCGAAGCAGAAGGGTTCCTCGGCGATGCCGGGCAAGCGCAATCCGATCCTGACGGAACGGCTCATGGGCATGTCCCGTCTGCTCCGTGCGGATGCAATGTGTGCGCTGGAGAACATCGCCACTTTCGAGG includes these proteins:
- the purB gene encoding adenylosuccinate lyase yields the protein MTVLAVHFRHEEVYIVIIKRYALLPMRELWLREESKFEHWLDVELAVLRAREHLGMAPKGAYMSVLKHAAFTVDRIAEIEAEVDHDLIAFVTNVRESLEAAGIGHLCSEIHKEITSYDVEDPALILMLRKAVHLDINALRSLEQSLRRKAQEHQWTWMIMRTHGQFAEPSTFGHLLLVFAEEIRRCIVKLETPMNTDLSEGKISGAVGSFAGIRPAVEQIALEVLGLMPAKAETQILQRDRHAALLCTLAVCGGVIEQIAKTFWVMMRSEVRELREPRKPKQKGSSAMPGKRNPILTERLMGMSRLLRADAMCALENIATFEGREISQSSVERHIFARSTTLVHYMAIKLAGMVDSLEVFPEQMLHNLKEESLGVWAGQRVRHALEEAGTHHEVAYRYIQACSFQAEAERTHLRDVLRRTLIWDVVEDSDDDRSAEDRLGRNGLRACFDHEAYATAGIEHIFSRQTA